GGAGCTGTTCTAAGTCAAGAAGGCAGGCCTGTGTCATTTTATAGTGAAAATTTGAATGACATAAGAAGGAGATACAACACTTCTGATAAAGAATTTTATGCTATCATTCAGGCACTTAAGCATTGGGAGCATTACTTGATACATCAAGAATTTATTTTGCATACAGATCATGAAGCTTTGAAGCATCTTAACAGCTAGCAAAAGTTAAACAAGAGGCATGCCCATTGGGTTTCTTACTTGCAGTGATTCACATTTGTGATAAAGCATAAGTTTGAAGCAAGTAATAAAGTGGCGGATGCACTTAGTCGAAGAAGTTTGTTGTTGCCTAGTGGGACTGCTACTATTAAGGGTTTTGATTCCTTTTAAGGATCTTTATCCTGGTGACCCTTTCTTTGGTTCAATTTGGAAAGATTGTACTAATGGGCAGCCAGGAAAGTATTTGCTGCATGATGGCTTCGTATTCAAAGGGATTCAACTTTGTGTTCCAAATTGCTCTTTAAAGGAAAAGATCATTCAAGACATGCATGGTGGAGGCTTAGGAGGACATTTTGGGCAAGAAAAAACATATGCTATGATTGAACAGAAATTCTTTTGGCCAAAAATGAGGGATGTCTACAAATTTGTTAAACGGTGTCAAATATGCCAAGAATCGAAAGGAAAAGTTCAAAATACAAGTTTGTACACTCCACTACCAGTTCTTGCAGCTCCTTCGGAAGATTTAAGTATGGACTTTTGTAGTGGGATTGCCTAGAAGTAAATGGCGAATGGATTCCATCTTTGTGGTTGTTGACAGATTTTCAAAAATGGCTCATTTCAGTTGTAGCAAGAAGACCGTGGATGCATCAAATATAACAAATCTTTACTTTAGAGAAGTTGTGCCATTACATGGAGTTCCAAAATCAATCACCTCAGATTGAGACTCCAagtttctctctcatttttggAGAACTTTATGGAAGAAGTTTGGAACTAGGCTGCAATATAGTACTTCCTATCATCCTCAAACGAATGGACAAATTGAGGTTGTCAATAGAAAGAAGTTTGGAAGTAGGCTGCAATATACTACTTCCTACCATCCTCAAACGGATGGACAAATTGAAGTTGTCAATAGAAGTTTGGGTGGTTTATTGAGGTGCCTGGTTGGAGAAAATCCTAAGCAATGGGAAGCTATGGTTGTGCAAGCAAAATTTGCATATAACCATTCCAAGAATCAAACTACAGGCAAAAGTCCTTTTGAAGTTGTTTACAGGAAGCAGCCAATATCTTTATGATTTAGCTCCTTTACCAGAAATCAGAAGAAATAGCTTCAAGAGTGAAAACATGGCCGACTTAatttttttgatgaataaaaaacaatatattaaaagaaaaaaggcacaTCAAGGACGCACCCCAAAGTATACAGGTAGTAtacaagagagagaaaaaagaaccTCTTAACCAGGGcctaaccaatctacaaaatctacaAAGGAAGGGGGGTCAGAGTCAAAAAACCCCTTAGTCCacacccaaagattacaaaggaaaaatgattTACACTCTTGAACCGAATGcccctcattttcaaaagccctattgtttctttccttccaaacaatcCAAAAAAGACACAAGGGAACTGAAAACCACTCTCTTCCTCTCCTTTCCCACACAAGGCCCAAGCCACCCCAATAATGTCTCTCTAACCGAATAGGGGAGCACCCATGAAaccccaaaaagggaaaaaagtaaGTTCCATAAAGTTCTTGCCAACACACAATGCAAGAGGATGTGATCGATAGACTCTTCCTCTGACAGgcacaaataacatctattagCCAAAGAGAACCCTCTCTAAATACGATCCAAGGTTAAGACCTTTTTCCACATAGCCTCCTATGGGAAAACGTGAATTATGGTTGTAAATTAATGGCTTGTATTTTGCTGTGTATAGTAATTATGCTAGTTTAGGAGAGTTTGTTTGTAATAGCTAGAATTCCTAGAATTAGGTTAATTTAGTTAGTTTCCTTTTCTATAGCTAAGATTTTTCTGTATAAAGCTAATGTAGTTTTCTGAGaaggaaagagaataaaattatttcacaaTTCTGCTCTCTCAATTTAcgtcatggtatcagagctaaaTTAAGATCCttggaatttattttgttttagccTTCATTGCTAAATATAGTGCCCaatttttcttctgtttttgaaACTCAAAACCGAGCATTTGTTTCCTCTCctagaattttcattttcttcttggccTTCATTGCCATtcatttgcctttttttttgctttcattgTCAATCTGATCTCTTGGCCTTCAACGTTGTCTATTGTTGACCCACGTGCTTTGCCTAAATCACCTAGAAATTGCCGTTTTTTTTTCGTAAAAAATGTCAGAGATTGCAGAAACAACCACTACAGTCCAATCAGAGGAGATTATTCGACCCCAACATTCTGGAGAATTGCAGAATATCCAGGCTGCATATAGGCTGGATGGAAAAAATTATCTGAAATGGTCCCAACTTGTTTGCACCGTGTTGAAAGGGAAAGGGAAGATCAGCCATCTCATGGGTACAGGGCCGAAACTAGGAGATCCTCATTTTGAAGCATGGGATGAAGAAGACTCCATGATTATGGCATGGTTGTGGAATTCTATGATTCCTGAAATCAATGACACATGCATGTTCCTAGCTACTGCCAAGGACATTTGGGATGCAATCCAACAGACGTACTCTAAGGCGAGAGATGCGGCCCAAGTATACGAGGTCAAGGTGAAAACTGTTGCTGCTAAACAGGGAGATAAAACTGTTACTGAATATGCTAATCAATTGAAATCTTTATGGCAAGAACTTGATCATTACAGGGTGATAAAGACCAAGTGTCCCGAAGATGCTACTATTCTCAAGGATTTAATAGAACAAGATTGAGTCTATGATTTTCTTGTTGGACTCAATCCAGAATTTGACCAAGTGCGAATCCAGATTCTTGGCAAGCAAGAAGTTTCGTGCTTTAATGAGGTGGTGGCATTAATTCGAGGAGAGGAAAGCAGAAGATGCTTGATGCTTAATCCACAGAACACGGACAATTTGGCTATGGTGGCTGGCAGTGGTAACAATTCAGCCACAAATATGGAAAGAGTACTAGTTTCTGGCAATGGAAGATCTAGTCAACCAAAGACTCAAAATCGTGACTACAAGGACAACTTATGGTGCACTTATTGTAAGAAGGCACGCCATACGCGTGAGCGGTGCTGGAAACTACATGGAAAACCACCAAGTCGAGAGTGGGGACAGAAGGGAGAACAACCAAGTAATAATGGTCAGGCCCATGTTACAACAGTACAACAAAATGGAGCAACACTGCAAGAGATAGGCAGTCTTAATCAAGAAGAAGTTGAGAGGGTGAGGTCTCTTATTTGCAACCTTGACAAACCAGCAGGTACTGGTTCATTGGCGTATTCAGGTAAGTTTCCATTCTCTATTGGATTAAATGTCTCGGATATAACCTTTGCCAACTCCTGGGTCATTGACTCAGGTGCTACCGACCATATGACTCATTCACCAAACATTTTTTCCACATATTTCCCATGTTCAAGCAGTAGAAAAATAGCCATAGCCGATGGCTCCTTGACCACTGTAGCAGGTATAGGAGATGTCAAAATAAGCCCATCACTGATGTTAAAAAATGTTCTTCATGTCCCTAGGTTAACCACGAACCTCATTTCTATCCAAAAACTCACTCAAGATTTACATTGCAATGTGGTTTTTTATCATAGTCATTGTGTATTTCAGGACGAGGATTCGGGGAGGATGATTGGACATGCTAGAGAACGGGATGGACTCTACTATCTCAAAGCACCAAGTCAATCAAACATTACCAAAGGcaaatcatctttttcttttgtctcagaagttttttcattcaataaagaaaaagtttggCTTCATCATCGCCGACTTGGACATCCATCATTTAGGgttattaaaattatgtttccttctttatttaaaGGTCTAGACGTCGAACATTTTCATTGTGAAGTGTGTGAACTTGCTAAACACAAACGTGTGTCTTTTCCAattagcaataaaagaagtttTATTCCTTTTTATCTCATACACAGTGACATTTCGGGTCCTTCTCCTATTCCTAACATTACTGGGGCTAAATGGtttgtttcattcattgatgattgtactCGAGTCACTTGGATTTTTTTGCTCAAACATAAATTTGATGTCAGTACTGTCCttccaaatttttgttctatgATTAAGACTCAATTTGGAGTCAATATCAAAAGATTTAGGTCGGATAATGCTAAGGATTATTTCAATCAAGTCCTAACTCCATACTTTCAGAGGGAAGGAATAATACATGAGTCATCTTGTGTTAACACTCCACAGCAAAACGGAGTGGCAGAAAGAAAAAACGGTCACCTTCTTGACTCAACCCGATCCTTCATGTTTCAGAAAAATGTGCCTAAATCCTTTTGGGGAGAAGCAGTTCTTACAGCTGCTCATCTCATAAATAGATTGCCTTCTAGGATCTTGGGATTCAAAAGTCCAATGGACATACTTTCAACATTCTATCCAAACCTACACACTACAAACAACCTTGTTCCTAGGATATTTGGGTGTGTGGCATTTGTCCATGTTCATAATCAAAACAAGGGGAAGTTAGATCCACGGgcattaaaatatgtttttttgggTTATTCTTCAACTCAGAAAGGGTATAAGTGTTACCATCCTCCATAAAAAAGATTCTATGTCTCGGTAGATGTTACTTTCCATGAACAAGAATCTTATTTCACTATTCCTTatcttcagggggagaattcGGTAATGGAAGATAAGGATAGGGGGGATTTTTTATTCCTTGATCTGCAATCACTTCCCTTGTCAAAACAATCTCGTCCCACTGATCCTTTGATTGAAACCTTACCTAAATTGCCCGATCAGCCTGAACCTGTGCCTGAAAATCCAAAATCTGCCCCTGAGAATGTGAGATTTGACAAAGTGTTTTCGAGGAAGAAGACAGTTGTCCCTGAATCTGTGCAAGTCCAAGACTTCAACCCAAATTCTAAGAATGAGGTAACAATTTCTAATCCTTTATTGCAATCTGAATCTCATGTGAACAATGATGACCGAGACCTCCCTATTGCTGTTAGGAAAGGGATTAGATAATGCACAAATCGACCTCTATACCCTCTTACACACTTCctatcctttaaaaaaatttcaccatCTCATAGAGCCTTCCTTGTTAGCCTAAACACTATTTCTATCCCTACCACCGTATCCGAGGCTTTGACCgatgaaaaatggaaacaaGCTATGAATGTGGAGATGGAGGcattagaaaaaaacaaaacttgggAGTTGGTAAAATTGCCGACAGGATAGAAACCCGTGGGGTGTAAATGGGTTTATACTGTGAAATACAGAGCAGATGGATCAATAGAAAGATACAAGGCTAGATTGGTTGCCAAGGGTTATACTCAAACCTATGGGATTGATTAccaagaaacttttgctccGGTCGCAAAGATGAACACTGTTAGAGTCTTGTTGTCATTAGCAGCTAATTACAATTGGGATTTGCAGCAATTTGATGTCAAGAATGCTTTTTTGCATGGAGAACTAgaggaagaaatttatatggaggTCTCGCCAGGTTATGACAATAATTTAGCTGCTCATACTgtatgtaaattaaaaaaggcCTTGTACGGACTTAAGCAATCACcacgagcatggtttggaagattCGCAAGAGTGATGATAACCATGGGATATAGGCAAAGTCAAGGGGATCATACGTTGTTCATTAAACACTCATCTTCGGGGAGACTCACAGCTCTCTtggtgtatgttgatgacataataGTGACAGGAAACGATGACAAGGAGAGACAGATTCTAAATCAATGTTTGGCtaaggaatttgagatcaaggCATTAGGGAGgttgaaatattttcttggTATTGAGGTGGCTCACTCTAAGCAAGGCATTTTTATCTCCCAACAGAAGTATGTTACAGATCTTCTCAAAGAAACTGGCAAGACCACATGCAAACTAGCAAGTACTCCAATAGATCCGAATCTTAGACTCAGAGAGGCAGAAAATGATGATACAGTAGAT
The sequence above is drawn from the Vitis riparia cultivar Riparia Gloire de Montpellier isolate 1030 chromosome 15, EGFV_Vit.rip_1.0, whole genome shotgun sequence genome and encodes:
- the LOC117932090 gene encoding uncharacterized protein LOC117932090 — its product is MERVLVSGNGRSSQPKTQNRDYKDNLWCTYCKKARHTRERCWKLHGKPPSREWGQKGEQPSNNGQAHVTTVQQNGATLQEIGSLNQEEVERVRSLICNLDKPAGTGSLAYSGRGFGEDDWTC